A genomic region of Alistipes megaguti contains the following coding sequences:
- a CDS encoding chondroitinase family polysaccharide lyase, which yields MKKTLLYGLSAVLTLTTILGSLPVHAAIDAKINFETGIPKAFVAGDNSTLTPSTKHFKDGQQSMLWSWTAPSTLQYNDFGQLMRSFRVKKAGIMLWIYNPRAVDADLHFAFETPTGETPYYFDFHLDFTGWRACWIKYGDMPGDHSSQQISRMVISTPEGVTSGELFLDRLTFAETKLHDQITPDQQIPDNNCNLKRSLWHWARLWEWEQYTYDEPLHELTPEEKQELDLVKSRITSIVEANMSSANYINGTIIPRALKTFAAAGIHRTDDGGIIGAPLLSNDECNRTKGELRLDDIENMLNAFALNSYINNDPKYEDDFFLVMDYAIDQGFAFGHGNGTNHHYGYNVRKIYDAMWLMRDRIAQRGKTDEYIRVLAYWSGLSETRKPYVYGRDELLDSWHTLLMPKLISALMLPTEAEQLRAMKGLSRWLSGSLDFTPGTIGGIKVDGTTFHHGGLYPAYSTGAFAAIGYYCKAVRGTEFNLTEQGRKCFKLALMTMANYTNLRDWGIGIAGRHPLNKNGRIPDADVNAFGYLAALGDLTGSGKAVDPELAGAYLRLKGTDKELNSLFKKEGIETGPTPSGFFVYNYGALGIHRRADWMVTLKAFNTDVWGSEIYTRDNRYGRYQSYGTAPIIGSGNPVTAFDSGFKQEGWDWNRVPGATTIHLPWAELNSPLPGTLMERNPNRFSGASSLEGQNGILVLHLTEGNRKNFTPGATAYKTVFCFDNRMVFLGSGIDNNNTSYPTETTLFQLNMEDRGEALEVDGQIYDTFPLQLSKSGERVVISDTKGNFYVVKDVAVLNIAKQEQSSPNDKTHAMQTGDFASAWIDHGRAPKQAGYEYVVYIQPSNKEINRLLKKDEYEVLRKDNAAHVVKDLQTGITGYVCFEEYRGDGLLREVTDQTIVMERTTPEGEVVMSVCTPDLGITEKSYTTRQESQPIEKQLLLSGTWELTVPAAGVELTPEADATRLKVTCRHGQPVEFHLKKK from the coding sequence ATGAAAAAGACCTTATTATACGGATTATCAGCCGTTTTGACGCTTACAACCATCCTCGGGAGCCTCCCCGTCCACGCCGCCATTGATGCAAAAATCAATTTCGAAACGGGAATCCCCAAGGCCTTCGTCGCCGGAGACAACAGCACCCTCACCCCCAGCACGAAGCACTTCAAGGACGGACAGCAGTCGATGCTCTGGAGCTGGACAGCCCCCTCGACGCTCCAATACAACGATTTCGGACAGCTCATGCGCTCGTTCCGCGTCAAGAAAGCCGGCATCATGCTCTGGATCTACAACCCCCGGGCCGTCGATGCCGATCTGCACTTCGCCTTCGAAACCCCGACGGGCGAAACCCCCTATTACTTTGATTTTCACCTCGATTTCACCGGATGGCGCGCCTGCTGGATCAAGTACGGCGACATGCCCGGCGACCACTCCTCGCAGCAGATCTCGCGCATGGTGATCTCCACCCCCGAGGGCGTCACGAGCGGCGAACTCTTCCTCGACCGCCTGACCTTCGCCGAAACCAAACTCCACGACCAGATCACCCCCGACCAGCAGATCCCCGACAACAACTGCAACCTCAAGCGTTCGCTCTGGCACTGGGCCCGCCTCTGGGAATGGGAGCAGTACACGTACGACGAGCCGCTGCACGAACTCACCCCCGAAGAAAAGCAGGAGCTCGATCTGGTCAAGTCGCGCATCACCTCGATCGTCGAGGCCAACATGTCGAGCGCCAACTACATCAACGGCACGATCATCCCGCGTGCGCTGAAGACCTTCGCGGCCGCCGGGATCCACCGCACGGACGACGGCGGGATCATCGGCGCCCCGCTGCTCTCGAACGACGAGTGCAACCGCACGAAGGGCGAACTGCGTCTGGACGACATCGAGAACATGCTCAACGCCTTCGCCCTGAACAGCTACATCAACAACGATCCGAAATACGAGGACGACTTCTTCCTGGTCATGGACTACGCCATCGACCAGGGCTTCGCCTTCGGCCACGGCAACGGCACGAACCACCACTACGGCTACAACGTGCGCAAGATCTACGACGCCATGTGGCTCATGCGCGACCGCATCGCCCAGCGCGGCAAAACCGACGAGTATATCCGCGTGCTGGCCTATTGGAGCGGACTCTCCGAGACGCGCAAACCCTACGTCTACGGCCGCGACGAGCTGCTCGACTCGTGGCATACGCTGCTCATGCCCAAGCTCATCAGCGCCCTAATGCTCCCCACCGAAGCCGAACAGCTGCGCGCCATGAAGGGGCTCTCGCGCTGGCTGTCCGGGAGTCTGGACTTCACCCCGGGCACCATCGGCGGCATCAAGGTCGACGGCACCACCTTCCACCACGGCGGCCTCTACCCCGCCTACTCGACCGGCGCCTTCGCCGCCATCGGGTACTACTGCAAGGCGGTCCGCGGCACCGAATTCAACCTCACGGAACAGGGCCGCAAGTGCTTCAAGCTGGCGCTGATGACCATGGCCAACTACACCAACCTGCGCGACTGGGGTATCGGTATCGCCGGCCGTCACCCGCTGAACAAGAACGGCCGCATCCCCGATGCCGATGTCAACGCCTTCGGCTATCTGGCCGCCCTGGGCGACCTGACCGGCAGCGGCAAGGCCGTCGATCCGGAACTGGCCGGCGCCTACCTGCGTCTGAAAGGCACCGACAAGGAGCTCAACAGCCTCTTCAAAAAGGAGGGGATCGAGACCGGGCCCACCCCTTCGGGCTTCTTCGTCTACAACTACGGCGCCCTGGGCATCCACCGCCGCGCCGACTGGATGGTCACCCTCAAGGCCTTCAACACGGATGTCTGGGGCTCGGAGATCTACACCCGCGACAACCGCTACGGCCGCTACCAGAGCTACGGCACGGCGCCGATCATCGGCTCGGGCAACCCCGTGACGGCCTTCGACAGCGGATTCAAACAGGAGGGCTGGGACTGGAACCGCGTGCCCGGCGCCACCACCATCCACCTGCCGTGGGCCGAACTGAACAGCCCGCTCCCCGGCACGCTCATGGAGCGCAACCCCAACCGGTTCTCGGGCGCCTCGTCGCTCGAGGGGCAAAACGGTATTCTGGTACTGCATCTCACGGAGGGCAACCGCAAGAACTTCACCCCCGGCGCCACGGCCTACAAGACGGTCTTCTGCTTCGACAACCGGATGGTCTTCCTCGGCAGCGGCATCGACAACAACAATACGTCGTACCCCACCGAAACCACCCTCTTCCAGCTCAACATGGAGGATCGCGGCGAAGCGCTGGAGGTCGACGGCCAGATCTACGACACCTTCCCGCTCCAACTCTCGAAGAGCGGTGAACGCGTGGTGATCTCCGACACGAAGGGCAACTTCTACGTGGTGAAGGACGTCGCCGTGCTGAACATCGCCAAGCAGGAGCAGTCCTCGCCCAACGACAAGACACACGCCATGCAGACCGGCGACTTCGCCTCGGCATGGATCGACCACGGCCGCGCCCCGAAACAGGCCGGATACGAATACGTCGTCTACATCCAGCCCTCGAACAAGGAGATCAACCGCCTGCTCAAGAAGGACGAATACGAGGTGCTGCGAAAGGACAATGCGGCCCACGTGGTGAAGGACCTGCAGACGGGAATCACCGGATATGTCTGCTTCGAGGAGTACCGGGGCGACGGTCTGCTCCGCGAGGTGACCGACCAGACGATCGTCATGGAGCGCACGACGCCCGAAGGCGAGGTCGTCATGAGCGTCTGCACACCCGATCTGGGAATCACCGAAAAGAGCTACACCACGCGTCAGGAGAGCCAGCCCATCGAAAAGCAGCTGCTGCTGAGCGGGACCTGGGAACTCACGGTTCCGGCCGCCGGCGTCGAATTGACCCCCGAGGCCGACGCCACCCGGCTCAAGGTCACCTGCCGGCACGGGCAGCCCGTGGAGTTCCACCTGAAGAAGAAATAA
- a CDS encoding TonB-dependent receptor — translation MKKALKRTAAACLLTLSVLLSGEAFAQNNVVGRVVDSNNVPLIGVNVVVKGTTTGTTTGVDGNYAIKVAENQTLVFSYLGYTTVEEMVGKRTAINVKMTEEATQLGAVEIVNIGYGTTTRRDLTGSVAKADLGTMMKANVTSFDQALGGRIAGVVVTTGDGSLGAEANITIRGNNSLTQSNAPLYIIDGFPSEGSFATSINPADIESIDVLKDASATAIYGARGANGVIVINTKRGKEGKPTVNFSASFSMSHIANKIDLMDGYEFVRLQDELVSPTSMESSYYSYSEELGRNLTLDDYRNIPGIDWQDELYRTAFQQNYNVSLSGGTKEGLRYNVGFSALDQDGIIIRSNFQRYQGKANFTLPITKKLSLNANVNYSRTATNGVNPTTAETTSSSSGWLMYSVWGYRPVGKPGQDLLNTIIDESVDGSNDYRFNPVKTAQNEYRKTLVDYLNSNIALTWEITPELTFKTTGGYVLNKRRREEFNGTETYTGYPGSPSGKGVNGAIYWTDQSSWTNENTLNYKRRFGRNHNVDMMVGLSLQGQNNTYEGISSTQITSEELGIAGIYTGSYQSVPSNYYDWRMMSMFLRANYNFRYKYYLTFSFRADGSSKFPAGNRWGYFPSVGASWNFNRENLFKKSDWLTNGKLRFSWGLTGNNRTQTPYDFYSQITVTPGSGDSFDYVFDGKRVPGYYFSNMANDRLKWETTEQWNVGIDLGFFDNRLKVTADWYDKVTRDLLLYALLPATSGYEQGMLNIGKIRNRGFEFTLETVNIKTRQFQWSTSFNIAFNRNRILALVDNQNTLQTSVTWETHFNSQFPYISQVNKPTGMMYGFIYDGTYKPEDFDAAGNLKSGIPAYKGNKMQPGDMKYRDMNGDGKIDDYDRTIIGCGQPLHTGGFSNNFTWKNFDLNIFFSWSYGNDILNANRLIFESGWKSQTNQLASYANRWTPSNPTSDTPRAAATGSEEYSSRVIEDGSFLRLKNVSLGYSIPSRQLRKAGISSLRLYVSADNIWTWTNYSGPDPEVSTRNSVLTPGFDWSAYPRAYGFTAGVNITF, via the coding sequence ATGAAAAAAGCACTCAAACGAACGGCCGCAGCGTGTCTGCTGACCCTGTCGGTCCTGCTGAGCGGTGAGGCTTTCGCACAGAACAACGTGGTCGGACGAGTGGTCGACTCGAACAACGTCCCGTTGATCGGTGTCAACGTCGTGGTCAAAGGGACCACCACCGGCACCACCACCGGCGTCGACGGAAACTACGCGATCAAGGTCGCCGAAAACCAGACGCTGGTCTTCTCCTACCTCGGATATACGACCGTCGAGGAGATGGTCGGCAAACGAACGGCCATCAACGTCAAGATGACGGAAGAGGCCACACAGCTGGGGGCCGTCGAGATCGTCAACATCGGTTACGGCACCACCACGCGCCGTGACCTGACGGGTTCGGTGGCCAAGGCCGACCTGGGTACCATGATGAAGGCCAACGTCACGAGCTTCGACCAGGCCCTGGGCGGACGCATCGCCGGCGTGGTCGTCACCACGGGCGACGGTTCGCTGGGCGCCGAGGCCAACATCACCATCCGCGGAAACAACTCCCTCACGCAGAGCAACGCCCCGCTCTACATCATCGACGGATTCCCCTCCGAAGGGTCGTTCGCCACGTCGATCAACCCCGCCGACATCGAGTCGATCGACGTGCTGAAGGATGCCTCCGCAACGGCCATCTACGGTGCGCGCGGCGCCAACGGCGTCATCGTCATCAACACCAAACGCGGCAAGGAGGGCAAACCCACCGTCAACTTCAGCGCCTCGTTCTCGATGAGCCACATCGCCAACAAGATCGACCTGATGGACGGCTACGAGTTCGTCCGCCTGCAGGACGAGCTGGTCAGCCCCACCTCGATGGAGAGCTCCTACTACAGCTACAGCGAGGAGCTGGGCCGCAACCTCACCCTCGACGACTACCGCAACATCCCCGGCATCGACTGGCAGGACGAACTCTACCGCACGGCCTTCCAGCAGAACTACAACGTCTCGCTCTCGGGCGGAACCAAGGAGGGTCTGCGCTACAATGTCGGATTCTCGGCCCTGGACCAGGACGGTATCATCATCCGCTCGAACTTCCAGCGCTATCAGGGCAAGGCCAACTTCACGCTCCCGATCACCAAGAAACTCTCGCTGAACGCCAACGTCAACTACTCGCGCACGGCCACCAACGGCGTGAACCCCACCACGGCCGAAACCACCTCCTCGTCGTCGGGCTGGCTGATGTATTCGGTCTGGGGCTACCGTCCCGTAGGCAAGCCCGGGCAGGATCTGCTCAACACGATCATCGACGAGTCGGTCGACGGGTCGAACGACTACCGCTTCAACCCGGTCAAGACCGCTCAGAACGAGTACCGCAAGACGCTGGTCGACTACCTCAACTCGAATATCGCCCTGACGTGGGAGATCACCCCCGAGCTGACCTTCAAGACCACGGGCGGCTATGTGCTCAACAAGCGCCGCCGCGAAGAGTTCAACGGCACGGAGACCTACACGGGATACCCCGGCTCGCCGAGCGGAAAGGGGGTCAACGGAGCCATCTACTGGACCGACCAGTCGAGCTGGACCAACGAAAACACGCTCAACTACAAGCGCCGCTTCGGCCGCAACCACAACGTCGACATGATGGTCGGACTCTCGCTGCAGGGCCAGAACAATACCTACGAGGGAATCTCCTCGACGCAGATCACCTCCGAGGAGCTCGGCATCGCCGGCATCTACACCGGAAGCTATCAGAGCGTACCGAGCAACTACTACGACTGGCGGATGATGTCGATGTTCCTGCGCGCGAACTACAACTTCCGCTACAAGTACTATCTGACCTTCTCGTTCCGCGCCGACGGATCGTCGAAATTCCCCGCCGGCAACCGCTGGGGCTACTTCCCCTCGGTGGGTGCCTCGTGGAACTTCAACCGCGAGAACCTCTTCAAGAAATCCGACTGGCTCACGAACGGAAAACTCCGCTTCTCGTGGGGTCTGACGGGTAACAACCGCACCCAGACCCCCTACGACTTCTATTCGCAGATCACCGTCACGCCGGGTTCGGGCGATTCGTTCGACTACGTCTTCGACGGCAAGCGCGTCCCGGGCTACTACTTCTCGAACATGGCCAACGACCGCCTCAAGTGGGAGACCACCGAGCAGTGGAACGTCGGCATCGACCTGGGATTCTTCGACAACCGCCTCAAGGTGACGGCCGACTGGTATGACAAGGTGACGCGCGACCTGCTGCTCTACGCCCTGCTGCCCGCCACGAGCGGCTACGAACAGGGCATGCTCAACATCGGCAAGATCCGCAACCGCGGATTCGAGTTCACACTCGAGACGGTCAACATCAAGACGCGTCAGTTCCAGTGGTCGACCTCGTTCAACATCGCCTTCAACCGCAACCGCATCCTGGCGCTGGTCGACAACCAGAACACGCTGCAGACCTCCGTCACCTGGGAGACCCACTTCAACTCGCAGTTCCCCTACATCTCGCAGGTGAACAAACCCACGGGCATGATGTACGGCTTCATCTACGACGGAACCTACAAGCCCGAAGATTTCGACGCCGCCGGCAATCTGAAGAGCGGTATCCCCGCCTACAAGGGCAACAAGATGCAGCCCGGCGACATGAAATACCGCGACATGAACGGCGACGGAAAGATCGACGACTACGACCGTACGATCATCGGCTGCGGCCAGCCCCTCCATACGGGCGGCTTCAGCAACAACTTCACCTGGAAGAACTTCGACCTGAACATCTTCTTCTCGTGGAGCTACGGCAACGACATTCTCAACGCCAACCGGCTGATCTTCGAGTCGGGCTGGAAATCCCAGACCAACCAGCTGGCCTCGTATGCCAACCGCTGGACCCCGTCGAACCCGACCTCCGACACTCCGCGCGCAGCCGCCACGGGCAGCGAGGAGTATTCGTCGCGCGTGATCGAGGACGGTTCGTTCCTGCGGCTGAAAAACGTCTCGCTCGGATACTCCATCCCGAGCCGCCAGTTGCGCAAGGCCGGCATCAGCTCGCTGCGCCTCTACGTCTCGGCCGACAACATCTGGACCTGGACCAACTACAGCGGTCCCGACCCCGAGGTCTCGACCCGCAACTCGGTGCTTACGCCCGGGTTCGACTGGTCGGCCTATCCCCGTGCCTACGGGTTCACGGCCGGTGTAAACATCACGTTCTAA
- a CDS encoding RagB/SusD family nutrient uptake outer membrane protein — MKNIYRLGTLALFGTALSACSFLDTDPQIIPAENYYTSETKLQYGLAGVYGPLSSEELYGNYYSLQISNADDLCYFNNYNNIDTRPDRYNHTAGTAVIYDAWLKLYQGIKNANEYIKGVEASQIDPEDLSTPKSRYVAEARFLRAYYHFLLAQAWGDVPLRAEAATSPNPNDVQLAATPQEQVLKWCVDEIEAVVGDLDPEVDQTPSRVSQTVAEGILARIYLFMAGESVAEVEGLSKTEMYKKAADWAYKVIESGKHHLNPSYEEVFINMIRDQYDTQYHESMWEAEFLGDRTSADKWTNGRIGDLIGLKSQSTNTNYSEWACNYSYGFYNGSYTLWQLYSETDRVESDLSPEDDENNIAGKMVIDKRRIWNLPGYNFQGYSGSHATGGREISYKIDGVDKKGILLQTRSMHRTPWNYNNNFALRTIEGLEEVEGKFDLNDLVYNPDVMCAIRNAGKWRRETLYENQMSAKSLYTTINFPLLRYSDVLLMYAEAINEYNGAPDDIAKQAIREIRTRAGIQTNENQLNDPQSFRELVRNERGRELVFEGLRKYDLIRWGIFVDRMHRAGTNIPSEAIYRNTTYTDYAATTYANVGDRHIYLPIPTKELAVNHALTQNPLW; from the coding sequence ATGAAAAACATATACCGATTGGGGACCCTGGCGCTCTTCGGCACGGCTCTCTCGGCCTGCTCGTTCCTCGACACCGACCCGCAGATCATCCCCGCAGAGAACTATTACACCTCCGAGACCAAACTCCAGTACGGTCTGGCGGGTGTCTACGGCCCGCTGAGCAGCGAGGAGCTCTACGGAAACTACTATTCGCTGCAGATCAGCAACGCCGACGACCTCTGCTACTTCAACAACTACAACAACATCGACACCCGCCCCGACCGCTACAACCATACGGCCGGAACAGCCGTCATCTACGACGCCTGGCTCAAACTCTATCAGGGCATCAAGAATGCCAACGAGTACATCAAGGGCGTCGAGGCCTCGCAAATCGACCCCGAGGATCTCTCGACACCGAAAAGCCGATACGTGGCCGAAGCCCGGTTCCTGCGGGCCTATTACCACTTCCTGCTGGCCCAGGCCTGGGGCGACGTGCCCCTACGCGCGGAGGCGGCCACCTCGCCCAACCCCAATGACGTGCAGCTGGCCGCAACGCCCCAGGAGCAGGTGCTCAAATGGTGCGTGGACGAGATCGAGGCCGTCGTCGGCGATCTCGATCCGGAGGTCGACCAAACCCCCTCGCGCGTCAGCCAGACCGTGGCCGAGGGCATTCTGGCCCGCATCTACCTCTTCATGGCCGGCGAATCCGTAGCCGAGGTGGAGGGACTCTCCAAAACGGAGATGTACAAGAAGGCCGCCGACTGGGCCTACAAGGTGATCGAATCGGGCAAGCATCACCTCAACCCGAGCTACGAGGAGGTCTTCATCAACATGATCCGGGACCAGTATGACACGCAGTATCACGAGTCGATGTGGGAGGCCGAGTTCCTCGGTGACCGCACCAGTGCGGACAAGTGGACCAACGGCCGCATCGGCGACCTGATCGGTCTGAAATCGCAGTCGACCAACACCAACTACTCGGAGTGGGCCTGCAACTACTCCTACGGCTTCTACAACGGTTCGTACACCCTCTGGCAGCTCTACTCGGAGACCGACCGCGTGGAGAGCGACCTGAGCCCGGAGGACGACGAGAACAACATCGCCGGAAAGATGGTCATCGACAAACGCCGGATCTGGAACCTCCCGGGATACAACTTCCAGGGCTACAGCGGTTCGCACGCGACCGGCGGCCGCGAAATCTCCTACAAGATTGACGGAGTGGACAAAAAGGGCATTCTGCTGCAAACCCGCAGCATGCACCGCACGCCGTGGAACTACAACAACAACTTCGCCTTGCGCACGATCGAAGGACTCGAGGAGGTCGAAGGCAAGTTCGATCTGAACGATCTGGTCTACAACCCCGACGTGATGTGCGCCATCCGCAATGCGGGCAAGTGGCGCCGCGAGACCCTCTACGAAAACCAGATGTCGGCCAAGAGCCTCTACACGACGATCAACTTCCCGCTGCTGCGCTACTCGGACGTGCTGCTGATGTATGCCGAGGCGATCAACGAGTACAACGGCGCCCCCGACGACATCGCCAAGCAGGCCATCCGCGAGATCCGCACCCGGGCCGGCATCCAAACCAACGAAAACCAGCTGAACGACCCGCAGTCGTTCCGCGAACTGGTGCGCAACGAGCGCGGACGTGAACTGGTCTTCGAGGGACTGCGCAAATACGACCTGATCCGCTGGGGCATCTTCGTCGACCGGATGCACCGCGCCGGAACCAACATTCCCTCCGAGGCCATCTACCGCAACACGACCTACACCGACTATGCGGCCACGACCTATGCCAATGTCGGCGACCGCCACATCTATCTGCCGATCCCGACCAAGGAGCTGGCCGTGAACCACGCCCTCACACAGAATCCCTTATGGTAA
- a CDS encoding DUF5017 domain-containing protein, which produces MKTKPITYLAAALALTVGGASCDHDEIYEPLEFSVRLAPTNTYRVGEPVVFNFEGNADYITFWSGDVGHEYRYRDRTTVAIENIESCELSFGLAQAYGQTDTDTRYCDILVTDQFAGLSGSDATADGALVAAIDDQHTGWTEIPYENLSNRTSLVNVPKVNYTYDITPYAGNFCLALHFHHGENQNMRSFAFNNLRITVQFDGYDPAEYTFDDLSFVSYSTIEQHADNPYVHNVSGDGYVKLAGENGSNSAGEIVYQGYNWSNHSYVSDQWLFLRPMALNAISPDTGQSIKGVTDDVKSYSYTYDKPGTYTATFLVGTGNYQGESGIQTYEVTFTVIDPIE; this is translated from the coding sequence ATGAAAACCAAACCGATCACATATCTTGCCGCAGCCCTCGCCCTGACGGTCGGCGGGGCTTCGTGCGACCACGATGAAATCTATGAACCGCTGGAGTTCTCCGTGCGGCTCGCCCCGACGAACACCTATCGGGTCGGGGAACCCGTCGTCTTCAACTTCGAAGGCAACGCCGACTACATCACCTTCTGGAGCGGCGACGTCGGCCACGAATACCGCTACCGCGACCGCACGACCGTCGCCATCGAAAACATCGAATCGTGCGAACTCTCCTTCGGGCTGGCCCAGGCCTACGGACAGACCGACACCGACACGCGCTACTGCGACATTCTGGTCACCGACCAGTTCGCGGGGCTGAGCGGATCGGATGCCACGGCCGACGGCGCCCTGGTGGCTGCGATCGACGACCAGCACACGGGCTGGACCGAGATTCCCTACGAGAACCTGTCGAACCGCACGAGTCTGGTCAACGTCCCGAAGGTCAACTACACGTACGACATCACCCCCTACGCCGGCAACTTCTGTCTGGCACTGCACTTCCACCACGGTGAGAATCAGAACATGCGTTCGTTCGCCTTCAACAACCTGCGGATCACGGTGCAGTTCGACGGCTACGACCCGGCCGAGTATACGTTCGACGACCTGTCGTTCGTCTCCTACTCGACCATCGAGCAGCATGCCGACAACCCCTACGTGCATAACGTCTCGGGCGACGGCTATGTCAAACTGGCCGGCGAAAACGGCTCGAACTCGGCCGGCGAGATCGTCTACCAGGGCTACAACTGGAGCAACCATTCGTACGTCAGCGACCAGTGGCTCTTCCTGCGGCCGATGGCCCTCAACGCCATCTCGCCCGACACGGGCCAGAGCATCAAGGGCGTCACGGACGACGTGAAGAGCTACTCGTACACCTACGACAAGCCCGGAACCTACACGGCAACGTTCCTCGTCGGAACGGGCAACTACCAGGGCGAATCCGGGATTCAGACCTATGAGGTGACCTTCACCGTTATTGACCCTATCGAATAA